AATTGCACTGGACTATTCAgttgcataaaaaaaaaatgttttcacgtCCAACATAGAAATCATTGCACTTGACtgacacataaaacaactaCTTTTAGCTACCATTTTCCACACTGAGAGAACAGGGGTCATCCAGTCGTTCCGCTCTGTCTTGGCACATGAGGTTGGCCTTCCAGGAGTTACTAAAAGTTGCTGCAGTTCCCTCAATGATCTCCTGAGGAGTCTTCATGTCATCAGACAGAACCATGTTGTAGTTCCCACATAAACCTGAAGAAACCAAATATTTCACAAGGAAAtcagaataaaactgaaatcatCATGTAAGCATATAGATAACCAAATACTGGGTGAAACCACACTTATGATTTGTTTGCTGGTCGGGATTCATGGGTTTCAGAAGACAATGGGGCTAACAGCCAAAGACATTGAAATTTTCTGTTGGGTGGCATTTTCTGTAATAAATTGaaaatccattcattttctgctgcttatCCAGAGTAACAGCACATTAAGCAAGCTGTTCCAGACCTCCCTCCACATATCAGTGCTTTCCAGCTCCTCATGGGGGATCTTGTGGCATTCCCAGGTCAGACCAAACATGATCTCTTATGCAtgttctgggtctaccctgaTGTCTAATATCAGCTGAACATGTCAGAAAAACCTCCAATTGAATTCACCCAGGAGGCTTCCTGATCAGGTCTTTCCTCATCTCTCAGCCACAATATGAAGGAATCTCACTTAGGCTAAGTAACCAGGGCCTCCTCCTGGTGCTTTTGGCCCAGATATAGCAAAGACCTGCTGTCCTGTGGGACCAACATGCACTGCCCCAAGAATCACAGACtgttttacagaaaatactaTAAAAAATTAAGATTACAAGTATTGcaggtattttatttttgaacaatCCAAGAGAGCATAAATTGATTTTATAGTAGCTTTGACCATTTTCCACATAATCTTTTGATTTCTTTCCTTTGTGATGGTTGTGTATCGTGAAACTTGTTTCCAAATACACCGTAACCATCTTCATCACACCATATCATTTCAGATATGCAGCAAGCAGTAAGTTACGTATATGTGTTAGTATACATATTAGTCCTAACTTATGGGTCATTCGAATGCCCCACATCTGACCATCTTCAGTTTGACaagatttattttacagtgttgaaTATTGATTGAGTTGACCGCGTGTAAAATCTAGGGTCATACATAaaccatctatccatccatccattctctatacactgcttcatcctcactagggtcacggggggtgctggagcctatcccagctgactcgggcgaaggcaggggactcccggacaggtcgccagtctgtcgcagggctacatttacagacaaacaatcacactcacattcatacctacgggcaatttagagtgatcagttaacctcagcatgtttttggactgtgggaggaagccggagtgcccggagaaaacccacgcatgcacagggagaacatgcaaactccatgcagaaagatcccaggcccaggccgggatttgaaccagggatcttcttgctgcaaggcgaaagtgcaaaccactactccactgtgtaGCCCCATACATAAACTAGTTTAgagttaaatatttttaaagaggAGAAGGGTCATGTCATGGGGGTTTATGATAGAAAGATTTAAGGCAAATCTGAGAAGCAGAAActtctaaaaaaatgaattgaacatTTCtcatgtttcagtttttttcatatttgaacTCCCACATAATCAGAGACTATTTGATCTACCTGTAAAGTATGTTAGACTCCAAATAAAtggcacaatgacaaaaaagagtgaaatagttcctgagataacttagcctcaaatttcagtgtggaaaaaaaacattgaacgTGTCTGAAGtggacagttttaaaaaaaagacatattaGTCTAAAATTTCATCAACCAATTTAAATATGCATAGTAAAAGTTTTAAGGAAATCAgagatgatttgagatggaatattCCTTCATGTTAAACCAAATGTAAAACTTACCACGAGTCTTTGCTCTGTAGCTCTGTTCCAGACTGATATAGACTTGCATGAGAGGCACATGCTGGATCTGAATCTGTAACCCGAAACTGGTCTGAAGCATGATGTGAAAGGATGAGGCATGGAATATATTGATGTCTCCTTTGAATAAAGAGAATTGACAAATTAGTAAGTTTATCTTCTGTTCTCACAGCCTAAATGAAAGCTCACAGTAGTATATTTCATTCAGTTTCCATTTGTTGGTCATACCTGTGTGGTACGGCAAACTGATGGTCTGCATGTTCTGCTTTACTGTGCCATCAGAAGTGAAGGTTAATACCTGAATAAAACAGTATCAATCATTAGTGTTGTGTTTCCAGAAATAGCGTGAATTAATATCATGACTTCATTATTTAACttacattgtttttgtcattgtttagcAGGATTTTAACATTCTTCAGACAAGTGTCAAACTCCTGGTTTGCACAAGGCACCAGCTGGACCAGGATGGTAAACTTTGGGCTTGTAGCATCCTGAAATATGCATAGTGtgaatacaataaatgaaaaataaagtacTTACTTCATCGTTTGATTGTGTATTGTCTGCCATTGAACTGGACTAAGCTACAGCTCGCTCACTTTGCTTTCCACTTTGGCCAGAGTGTAGTAACACTCTCCATGGAAGGTGTAAGTTTTCCCATCAAAGGTAGTTACATGTGAACCCTCTTCAACGGCACACGTAGCAGGAGTTTGAAGACTCTCACAAGCCCATCGGCCCTCAAGGCATGTACTGAAAAACCCAAATGATTTTTGATGAAAAACCACCACACTACAAATACTACATTCTGCTTACATTATAATGATAGTAACAATAATGtagctttatttgtatagcacccttcagaaaaacattcacaaagtgctttgacaggtagGATATAGtgataaaagagaaataaaagagaacttCACAGAAAGGGAAGTCCATAAaagttttaagaagtgatttaaaagaatctaCTGATTAGGCAAGCTTTATCTCCACAAGGAGGTTGTTTCAATGCTGAGGGGCCCTGACGGAGAAGGCCTGGTCACCATTTAAGCCTTAACTTTGAAACTACTAGGAGGGACCCACCCGAGGAGCTAAGGCTGCACAAGGGGACGTACGGGGTTAGCATGTCTAAAATATAGCCAGGGGCAAGGCCCTGGCaagctttaaaagtgatcagtaatatcttaaaatcagttttaaaacgGACAGGGAGCCAATGTAGGGAAGCTAGCCCTTTAAGGGgtgggcaatttccgcccgaaatttctactgagatttacagaaagtaaattgaatgctgttcttgaactgtttggagtacatgcatggttggggtctcatttgaaagctgacaacctgaattttcacccagtgcagtcagaattactctaggtgctactggcacagagtatttcatgttggcacacactgaattaggatgaattgttttctcgcctacattttttccctaataaaacacctgaaaatcagtgtggcagcactgtaagagcttgaaaacacaatattgcaaaagcctggggtcttacatagttcaggtcaaaatttcagagcaatactacaagaaatgagtgtttcacacatgtatttgtactgatatgctccgcccctgtcaatgttggatacaatctttatacactgtgcacactctctacagaatggtataaattaattttcactcaattttcacttcattttcattccaaaaactcataaagaactcaaaaaatcacttcagataggcttcagtgtcgatcacacacacagattgagaggaatacagagaaacagcaggtggagcacggagctcacgaatgaaatatcatataaagccgctggcagaggcgggatttatattcaagccattcagcaagctcattggctaccaggcctgtcaatctaacgtttcctccggcgtgatttgctgagaaacaagtcaatcaagtgatgtaatcgatatctgtcagactgggccatggttggctatatcgccgaagtaggcggaaacgagtcacctgattggttgaagtccggtttgaGGCGGAAGAGAAGCgttcagtatccattttgaatcgcgaacaaagggaataggaccgtgtatgataaagttataatagaaagatgcagtgaatatgaaacgcacagcgccaccacgcgccgcgtgcacgcgcacggagccgatcgttttctggattttttacctatttcgagacatgttttggccaaagtattatactggattgtttcctctggatggctaagcttgggttctggccggtttttgtggattatcttcttttatgaccagaaacgagcgtccaaactgcgtcgacaggtgagctgtgcacgtttacatgacttgttgtttgttggataaatgtgtttatattacccgctgtggtaatcacatctgaaagtggtttataccggcggattcatgagaatctcagctttctatgtgtgtatagtgtttgtataatcgtgtttgcagtgtccttctattttaaaaaaagcgtataccgataaaaaacggcccgcccgcgggccgccgtacTTTAACGTGCTAGAACAGGGGAATGTGATGTCGTCTGTTAAAAGCAGTCAGAAGTCTAGCTGCTGCATTCGGGACCAGTTGGAGGCGGGAGAGGGATTTTTGTGGAATACCCGATAAAAGGGAGTTGCAGTAATCAAGACGGGAAAAAATGAGGacatgaatgattttttttcaaggtcTGACTGAGGGAggactgatttgattttggcaaaggTTCTTATCTGGAGGAAGCAGGATCGGATGActttgttgatgaaactgaGGTCAGAATCAAATAGGACGCCAAGATTTCTGGAAACAGGCTTTAAATTTGTAGATAGTGGACCAAGGACATTGACGGTGAGGCTGTTTTGGGGACTTGGAGGATTGACCAGTATGATTTCAGATTTGGAGTTGTTTGATTGTAATTAGTTTTGTGCTATCCAACAGTTTATAACATCGTTATAACAGTTATAAACAGATGCTGGGCTTACAGTAGGTCGCAGTGGGAGGTATATTTGTGTGTTGTCTGTGTagcaataaaaagaaacattgtGACACGTGATAATTTGACCAAGCAGGAGCGTATAAATAGAGAATAAAACTGGGCCTAAAATTGAACTTTGCGGTACACCACAAGCAATAGGATCTGAGGAGGAGTGCTCATCTATGGTGACCTAAAAGATTCCGTTTAAAAGATAAGAACAAAATCAGTCAATTGCAGTATCTCTGACCCCAACCCAGGATCTAAGACAGTTGATTAAAATGGCGTGGTCTACTGTGTCAAAGGCTGCACTTCAGtctaaaagaattaaaattgCGCTCTCTCCTCTGTTAGCAGCTAGAAGTGGGCAGGAGGGCAGTTTCTGTGCTGTGAAGAGCTTTAAAACCTGATCGAAATTTTTCAAAGATGTCATTATGACACATAAATGATAAAAGCTGGGTAGAAACTACTTTTTCTAAAACTTTGGATAAAAATGGAAGTTTGGAGATAATAAAACAGTGGACAATATAAAACATTcgacctaccatttctctcggTCCTGTTGGCAAATCTCTCCAGAGTTATAGACTTTGCCGTGCTTGCACTGACATTCAGACTGAGCAATGCATCCCCTCATGGAAATATCATCAAACACAGTTCCTGAAGTGGACAGTTCATGTGAAGGTAATTATGAGTGAAACTATGATGAGTGTTTTATGTAAACAGGCACTCAGATGTGAAGATCACTAACCAGGAGGACAGAAGCAGCCGTCCATTTTGTGGTCCTCACACAGTGAACTTGTGTCTTGATGTGTGCAGGTATCCATGCAAGGAGAACCGCTCTCTTCATAAACCATGTTGAACGGGCACTGTTTAGCTGTGAAGATACGTGGTACAACTCAACCTTTTATTGTAAATGAGGCAATTTCTGTGCTTTAATTCTCTCTCCATCCCATAATGTCTAAATCACAAAGATGATAAtccaacagatggagaacaggaAACGTTACCACAGAACTGAGGCGTCCTCCAGCTGGGAGGTTCTCCTCCTGCATGGGAACACTGTCGGGAGAACTCAGAAAGTGTGTTGCAGACACAGAAGTCTTCTGAGCTGTTGGTGCAGCCACACATATCCTGCACACAGGCCTGGATGTACGATGCAGGGTTGATCAGTGTAGTGCAGGAGCTCCAGGACTCTGAACGCAGCATCTCCTCACAGATGGTTTTCTGAAAAGGACAAAAGTGTCGGGTAGCAGACATGACAGAGGTGACTCTGCTGTACTACATATCATTACATCTATATTAGTTAATTGGATACTGAACTCACAAACTTCTTGCATGACTCAGACACAGACTCCAGCgattcatcctcctcttcataGGGGTCCTCACAATCTTCATTTGAACGATGGACTCTGTGTTTGTTGCCAAACTCAATGGGGCTGATTTTGCGACCTGCatatgattacatttttttacactttcagacATGTACATTTGCTTTAGATCAACTTGTTTTAAatttgctaaacaaataaaagtgGCTTGACAAGCCAAATGTAGCAGATTACGTGAATAAATACAGAATGAATTAGCAGATATACCATTATGAACGAACTCATCGTAGACTGAAACACCATTGAAGTCTCCACAAAGTCCACAAGTAAGATTAGCATATTCATGATCAAGTTCCACCTAAAATGGACAGAAAGTAATATAATAACACCATGTACACTTAAAGAATGCAAAAAGCAAATACAACACATAATGAATGTATTCTAAAGTAAAATGAGTATTCGGGTGGTTTTGATAATTATTATATTGTTTCTTCTGCAAAGTTTTTTGTCCAAAGAATCCTTTGGAATTAATATAAATATCATCCacatgaataaatacataaatatgacAGCATCTGTATGTGTGTTCCAATCGCGCATTCAGGAAACACACAATATGAAGCAGTCTGAATGATCATAATAGTTTTTACCATGACTGCATCGTCACCGTTCCACATGACAGTGATGCCAACTTTGGACTGGAGCTTGATGTAAACTGCATTTTTCTCCACTTGCACTCCTGCCTTGTAATATGGCAAATTGATACTAGAAAGAAAGCGAAGatgtttttaattataaaacacaaatatctgTTACTTTCACAGGgtatatgttgttttttcactTACGGCACGTCATTTTCTGTGACCGAAGCCTTACTGAGGTGGAACGACAGGTCATTGATGGTGACCACCACGTAACTGATTGTAAGGTTTCCATCGTTTTCTGTCCTCTTCATGTGCACAGAGAACTCCTGGTAGGACTCGTGGCAGTCAGAGACCAGGTTGTACTCACACATACCAGGAAACTGGTACACATCACCATCAAATGTCTTGAAGTGCTCTCTGCCCCAGGTGCTGCAGATGCTGCTGACATGGTTGTGGACTGGAAAACATTTATACAGATGCAAGTTTAAGTCACTAAAAAAACTCATATTGAGACAGTATCTTTCATCCTCTTAAGCAGCCAAATTTATTTACACCATTAAAGTTTAGAGAAAAATTTCACAACACCCTAAACAGTCGGAGTCTCACCCAGTCTGGCTTGGACTTTGATGACATTGGTGACGGACAAAACcaggaaacaaaaccacacagatCTCCACCTTATTGTTGCCAGTGTGGGCTATTACCTGCTTTGGTGACGCTTTAGTGACACACAGTTTGACGGACCTTTAAGCTGAGCTGAAGATATTCAGTACGACTGTACTGTAGTGCCATTGCACTAAAACAGTGTGAAATCATACACAGTAGCACCAGCAAAGTGCAAAAACTAAGCCAGTTGTAAGAACTCCAGGCCGCTGCTTAGCCTTGACTTAGATCAACCATCAACACTGGACCCATACTGGAGCTCTGAGGTCAATACTGTCAGGTCCTTCAGAGCAGGACAAATTGAAATTCTGTAGAAGTGACAACATGAAGAGGAAAATCTCCATGCGAGCGAGGGACTCTCCAGCCCAGTTCAAAAACAATGCAGACATAGCCAGAAGAGAAACGCTACCCTCCGAAGcagaataaaatacagaacACTTGGACTTAAATGGAACATCTGAGGAAGCTGAAGTGCTGGTGGTCAGAAGCATCATAGATCTGGACAAATATCAATGATCCTCATGAGCTGGACAATAATGTAACAATTAAGAACATATGACACTCACTGATAGAACTCAGCCTACAGCTGAAGATGATGAACACACAACTCAGGGAAAAAGTGGACAGGACCAATCTgaactgaaaatatttccatacaGCGATTACAGTTTACAGAATTTGGGTCATGAAATAGACCCAGACAATAACTTGTTCTCCACCTTTAGCAGCAATAGCTACTACTACACTGATGAACAATATACAAATTATCAATTAACCACTTATTATCGAAGCCTGTATTCAAACTTCGATAATAATCATAAAATGACAGCTGAATTTGTCAAAACAATGTACGATTTAAGCTTGTTTCCAAAAATCACCAAACCCAGCAGATTTATGTCCCATTGTGCCAATCTAATAGATAAAAACTAATGACATTGACGATAACACCGTAAGCGAACTATTAATAAATGATATCAGTGACCACCTGCCTGTTTTCACAGTGTAGTGGCACTCTGTGTCTTCAAAGTTCGTTGTACCACCTTTGCAGCTTGTTTAACAACCAGTATTTGAATCACCCGACTGAAACCAAGTCTTCTTTTAAGATGTTTActtaaagaactcaaaaaatacatttacagaaaaaactAAAAGGCTCAGTACAGACGGTCAAAAAACTGTGTTGCTTCCATCATCTCCAGCTGCAATCTGATCGTAACATACATGCAGGCAATATCAAATGATGTATTACATAGTGGAAGCCAAAATTACATTGCACAGTACAAATCTCTTTTTATATTAACTAAGTTATGCATTCTATGAAATATAACAATCATCATGAATtccttaaaatgaaattaagcatattttaaacattttcaatcTAAATTATTATTCTATATGAATTTCCCATTAACTGGCTCTTACACACAGTATATGATAACATTTTCAGGAATAATaagccaaacaaacaaattcaATACAGACGAGTCAGGTCAGAAGAATCCATCAATGCACTAATGTATGACCTACTGGCACAGAACTGGGGTGTGATATACCAAGAAAGAGATGCTTTTAGTGCATAATAAATACTCCTGGAAATATTTAGGTCACTATATGACAAACATTGCCCAATCAAAGAATATACCACAAACTTTAAATACACTAACTGTCCATGGGTCACAAAGAAACtacaaaatgtctgaaaaaagaaaaacacactctaCAGGGATTTCATAAGACAAAGAACTAAAGAGGcagagaaaaatataaaaaaatataaaaataagctCATATTATAAGGAAAAGTACAAAAGAATATTACAGGAAAATacttaaagataaaaacaataataaggGAATACGGAATATACTGAACAGTATTATGAGAAATAGTGTTAGAAAAACAAGTTATCTTAGGTATTTCATTGACAAGGATAATGAGCATTATAATGTGGAGGACATAGCTAACCAATTCAACAatttctttgaaaatgt
This window of the Acanthochromis polyacanthus isolate Apoly-LR-REF ecotype Palm Island chromosome 8, KAUST_Apoly_ChrSc, whole genome shotgun sequence genome carries:
- the LOC110945649 gene encoding LOW QUALITY PROTEIN: mucin-2-like (The sequence of the model RefSeq protein was modified relative to this genomic sequence to represent the inferred CDS: deleted 1 base in 1 codon) — its product is MRGVRMLLEWVIPWLTLSLGLSAATNASPKQVIAHTGNNKVEICVVLFLVLSVTNVIKVQARLVHNHVSSICSTWGREHFKTFDGDVYQFPGMCEYNLVSDCHESYQEFSVHMKRTENDGNLTISYVVVTINDLSFHLSKASVTENDVPINLPYYKAGVQVEKNAVYIKLQSKVGITVMWNGDDAVMVELDHEYANLTCGLCGDFNGVSVYDEFVHNGRKISPIEFGNKHRVHRSNEDCEDPYEEEDESLESVSESCKKFKTICEEMLRSESWSSCTTLINPASYIQACVQDMCGCTNSSEDFCVCNTLSEFSRQCSHAGGEPPSWRTPQFCAKQCPFNMVYEESGSPCMDTCTHQDTSSLCEDHKMDGCFCPPGTVFDDISMRGCIAQSECQCKHGKVYNSGEICQQDREKCTCLEGRWACESLQTPATCAVEEGSHVTTFDGKTYTFHGECYYTLAKVESKDATSPKFTILVQLVPCANQEFDTCLKNVKILLNNDKNNVLTFTSDGTVKQNMQTISLPYHTGMTNKWKLNEIYYCELSFRL